A section of the Falco biarmicus isolate bFalBia1 chromosome 3, bFalBia1.pri, whole genome shotgun sequence genome encodes:
- the ID4 gene encoding DNA-binding protein inhibitor ID-4 isoform X1: MKAVSPVRHPSRKAQPGVAGGGGGHPALRCLAEHSGCKGSPPSGEEPAALCLQCDMNDCYSRLRKLVPTIPPNKRVSKVEILQHVIDYILDLQLALETHPALLRQQQQQPPALHPGSYPAGTPRTPLTALNTDPAGSVNKPGDSILCR; this comes from the exons ATGAAAGCCGTGAGTCCTGTCCGACACCCCAGCCGCAAGGCGCAGCCCGGCgtggcgggcggcggcgggggacaCCCGGCCCTGCGGTGCCTGGCCGAGCACAGCGGCTGCAAGGGGAGCCCGCCGTCGGGCGAGGAGCCGGCGGCGCTGTGCCTGCAGTGCGATATGAATGACTGTTACAGCCGGCTGAGGAAGCTGGTGCCCACCATCCCGCCCAACAAGAGGGTCAGCAAAGTGGAGATCCTGCAGCATGTCATCGACTACATCCTCGACCTGCAGCTGGCTCTGGAGACGCACCCGGCGCTGctccggcagcagcagcagcagccgcccgCCCTGCACCCGGGCAGCTACCCCGCGGGCACCCCCAGGACCCCGCTGACAGCCCTCAACACTGACCCG GCTGGCTCTGTTAACAAGCCGGGGGACAGCATCCTCTGCCGCTGA
- the ID4 gene encoding DNA-binding protein inhibitor ID-4 isoform X2: MKAVSPVRHPSRKAQPGVAGGGGGHPALRCLAEHSGCKGSPPSGEEPAALCLQCDMNDCYSRLRKLVPTIPPNKRVSKVEILQHVIDYILDLQLALETHPALLRQQQQQPPALHPGSYPAGTPRTPLTALNTDPVRGWLC; the protein is encoded by the exons ATGAAAGCCGTGAGTCCTGTCCGACACCCCAGCCGCAAGGCGCAGCCCGGCgtggcgggcggcggcgggggacaCCCGGCCCTGCGGTGCCTGGCCGAGCACAGCGGCTGCAAGGGGAGCCCGCCGTCGGGCGAGGAGCCGGCGGCGCTGTGCCTGCAGTGCGATATGAATGACTGTTACAGCCGGCTGAGGAAGCTGGTGCCCACCATCCCGCCCAACAAGAGGGTCAGCAAAGTGGAGATCCTGCAGCATGTCATCGACTACATCCTCGACCTGCAGCTGGCTCTGGAGACGCACCCGGCGCTGctccggcagcagcagcagcagccgcccgCCCTGCACCCGGGCAGCTACCCCGCGGGCACCCCCAGGACCCCGCTGACAGCCCTCAACACTGACCCGGTAAGAG GCTGGCTCTGTTAA